The following coding sequences lie in one Paramisgurnus dabryanus chromosome 16, PD_genome_1.1, whole genome shotgun sequence genomic window:
- the pttg1 gene encoding securin, with product MNMDTMLYVDQENGRLTTPAIKSRQKRLHSAPDQCLRTPLTGKTHLCTPLQSNRTALGAVNKILTTSATSKKTEEKVKPAEKNKCSVPSQPADAEYPEIEKFFPYNPSEFETYSVPDEVCLSRFSLAGLAKLQRPPAPPVEELLMLDPCLPFSPLKMPKETEYVDEMKAFLQTIDELTIDLPPEAEF from the exons ATGAACATGGACACGATGCTTTACGTAGATCAGGAGAATGGCAGACTGACTACTCCAGCCATCAAATCTCGCCAGAAAAGACTGCATTCAGCACCAG ATCAGTGCTTGAGAACACCTCTGACGGGAAAGACACATCTCTGTACTCCCCTGCAATCAAACCGGACAGCTTTAGGTGCTGTAAATAAGATTCTTACCACTTCAGCAACTTCTAAAAAAACAGAGGAGAAAGTGAAACCTGCTGAAAAAAATAAG TGCAGTGTGCCATCTCAGCCTGCAGATGCAGAATACCCGGAGATTGAGAAGTTCTTCCCATACAATCCAAGCG AGTTTGAGACATACAGCGTTCCGGATGAAGTCTGCCTCAGTCGTTTTTCTCTTGCTGGTCTGGCAAAACTGCAAAGGCCACCAGCCCCACCTGTGGAAGAGTTGCTTATGCTGGATCCATGTTTGCCATTTTCACCTTTAAAGATGCCCAAAG AAACTGAATACGTGGATGAAATGAAGGCTTTCCTACAGACGATTGATGAGCTGACCATTGACCTGCCACCTGAAGCTGAATTCTAA